ATTGACAACATTTATAAATTTACTTCCTAGGGGTTTGGCTTCTTCTAGGACGTGGCATGCTTAGCTTCTCTTCCTCCAGTGCATGGCACGTCCTGCTCCAGGTGTTGCTCGCCCCCTGCTTCTTGTTCTTGGGGGTGGCATTCCTCTGCTTGTTCCCCTCAGGGCTTGGCACGCCAGCTTGCATTTCTTCTAGTGTCGTTGCACGCCACTTTCTTCCTCTAGGGTGCGTTACACGCTTCTTATTTTGCATGAATTGCATGGCTTGATCCTTACGTGCTTGGCTTTTGACTTTTGATGCAATGCTTGCCCTTTTGAACAAGCTTTTTTTGCTACTTGATTTCTCTTTCTTTTAACTATGTTTCATTGAAAATACTTAACAAATACCTTAGTAgtaaaagatatttaaaaatattgagaTTAGAAGATAAAACTATAATTAAACGtagaaaaaaacaagaaattaagaCCAAAAAACTTACTAAAGATGCGAACgcatcaatttaaaaaaaatagaaagctcttctttattttttttttactttttgttaGACAACTATTCTAGCTAATTAGAGTTTAGAAGTTCAGccacttttttatttattttccttgttggggaaatttttttaataaatatattacatTAAAAGTATAAGTCATTCTAAAATCACCAACCTACACTAACGATTAAAGTGGTTGGACTaattttgttgattttaatttgttatgtaACAAATTAATTAGGTATCTTGGTGTAATACAAAGAAGAAAGCGGTGATTATTAAATTAGACTTTCAGAAAGCGTATGATCGGGTAAAATGGAGCTTCGTGGATATTGTACTACAAAAGATGGGATTTGGTTGGAGGTGGAGGGAATGGGTGACGGAGTGTGTTAGTACCGCCTCGATGTTGATTTTGATAAATGGTTCACCAACTAAACCATTTAAGATGGAGAAGGGTTTGAGACAAGGTGACCTACTGTCTCTATTTTTGTTTGTTCTTATTGTTGATGTCCTGCATAGGATGGTAGGGGAGGCAGTCAGAAATAGACGTATTTTGCCTTTGCTGGTTGGCAAGGATAATATAGAGTTATCACATCTTCAGTTTGCATATGACACTATATTATTTTGCCTGCCGGAGGAGAAGACCATCAGAAA
The genomic region above belongs to Arachis stenosperma cultivar V10309 chromosome 5, arast.V10309.gnm1.PFL2, whole genome shotgun sequence and contains:
- the LOC130980992 gene encoding uncharacterized mitochondrial protein AtMg01250-like, with protein sequence MGFGWRWREWVTECVSTASMLILINGSPTKPFKMEKGLRQGDLLSLFLFVLIVDVLHRMVGEAVRNRRILPLLVGKDNIELSHLQFAYDTILFCLPEEKTIRNYASLLRYFEMMSGLSINFDKSSLIPINYE